One part of the Alistipes onderdonkii genome encodes these proteins:
- the mnmA gene encoding tRNA 2-thiouridine(34) synthase MnmA yields the protein MARVVIGLSGGVDSSVAAYLLKQQGHDVVGLFMINWHDTTGTLEGDCPWHDDRVFAELVAKKLDIPLHVVDLSADYRTRVVDYMFSEYEKGRTPNPDVLCNREIKFDVFLREAFRLGADFVATGHYCRKAEETLPDGRTIYKLLAGADPNKDQSYFLCQLSQEQLRYALFPVGDLLKPEVRRIAAEQGLATAKRKDSQGICFVGKVDLPAFLQQKLASKRGNVHEILPTWPKYGPKARIPAGTPDAGQAIPAPGGQHAADVPPTTEQLAALAAPWRYTVRDGKKIGEHGGAHFYTIGQRKGLGIGGRKESLFILATDTVQNVIYVGEGDSHPGLWRQALHISPREIHWVNPARTMPAGQSARFSVRIRYRQPLQEATLFVRDQGAYILFDTPQRGITPGQFAAWYDGDELVGSGVISE from the coding sequence ATGGCACGTGTCGTAATCGGACTTTCGGGCGGCGTGGATTCATCGGTCGCCGCCTACCTGCTCAAACAGCAGGGGCATGACGTCGTGGGGTTGTTCATGATCAACTGGCACGACACGACGGGAACGCTCGAGGGCGACTGCCCGTGGCACGACGACCGCGTCTTCGCCGAGCTGGTCGCAAAAAAACTGGACATCCCGTTGCACGTCGTCGACCTCTCGGCGGACTACCGCACCCGCGTGGTCGATTACATGTTCTCGGAATACGAAAAGGGACGCACCCCCAACCCCGACGTGCTGTGCAACCGCGAAATCAAATTCGACGTCTTCCTGCGCGAAGCGTTCCGGCTGGGCGCCGATTTTGTCGCCACGGGACACTACTGCCGCAAGGCCGAGGAGACGCTGCCCGACGGACGGACAATCTATAAACTCCTCGCGGGCGCCGACCCCAACAAGGATCAGAGCTACTTCCTCTGCCAGCTCTCGCAGGAGCAGCTGCGCTACGCCCTGTTCCCCGTCGGCGACCTGCTCAAACCCGAGGTGCGGCGCATCGCCGCCGAACAGGGATTGGCCACGGCCAAACGCAAGGATTCGCAGGGCATCTGCTTCGTGGGCAAGGTCGACCTTCCGGCCTTCCTGCAACAGAAGCTGGCCTCGAAAAGGGGTAACGTCCACGAGATACTCCCCACGTGGCCGAAATACGGCCCCAAGGCCCGAATCCCGGCGGGCACACCCGATGCCGGACAGGCAATCCCCGCCCCGGGCGGACAGCACGCGGCCGACGTACCCCCCACGACCGAACAGCTTGCGGCACTGGCCGCCCCGTGGCGCTACACCGTCCGCGACGGCAAGAAAATCGGCGAGCATGGCGGGGCGCACTTCTACACCATCGGCCAGCGCAAGGGGCTCGGCATCGGCGGGCGCAAGGAATCGTTGTTCATCCTCGCCACCGACACCGTGCAGAACGTCATCTATGTCGGCGAGGGCGACAGCCACCCCGGCCTGTGGCGACAGGCACTGCATATCTCCCCCCGCGAGATACACTGGGTCAACCCCGCGCGCACGATGCCGGCAGGCCAAAGCGCCCGCTTCAGCGTCCGCATCCGCTACCGCCAGCCTTTGCAGGAGGCCACGCTCTTCGTCCGCGACCAGGGAGCCTACATCCTCTTCGACACCCCCCAGCGGGGCATCACACCAGGGCAGTTCGCCGCATGGTACGACGGCGACGAGCTGGTCGGTTCGGGGGTGATCTCGGAATAA
- a CDS encoding type II CAAX prenyl endopeptidase Rce1 family protein yields MPRFLHRWRIALGHMAWWRFAVLLLVMTFAAKLLALLLFGLTAGIDDADMDSDRAERIGWFVAVILAPLFETLIAQALVIRLVRWVAPASFLLPIAVSGILFGCGHTASPIYAVCMLFVGLVWAFAYLSRLERRGFAQAFWLVVAVHALNNLIAFIP; encoded by the coding sequence ATGCCCCGCTTCCTGCACCGCTGGCGCATAGCATTGGGACACATGGCATGGTGGAGGTTCGCCGTCCTGCTGCTCGTCATGACCTTCGCCGCAAAACTGCTCGCGCTGCTGCTGTTCGGGCTCACCGCGGGCATCGACGACGCCGATATGGATTCCGACCGCGCCGAACGCATCGGTTGGTTCGTCGCCGTAATCCTTGCGCCGTTGTTCGAAACGCTGATAGCCCAGGCGTTGGTCATCCGGCTCGTACGTTGGGTTGCCCCGGCATCATTCCTCCTGCCGATCGCCGTTTCGGGCATCCTGTTCGGCTGCGGACACACCGCGAGCCCGATCTATGCAGTCTGCATGCTCTTCGTCGGGCTGGTCTGGGCTTTCGCCTACTTGAGCCGACTCGAACGGCGCGGTTTTGCACAGGCGTTCTGGCTGGTGGTCGCGGTGCATGCTTTGAATAACTTAATCGCTTTTATCCCATAA
- the rimM gene encoding ribosome maturation factor RimM (Essential for efficient processing of 16S rRNA): MSVTIPAGRINRLFGTDGGVMLSLYADFPEEFGTGTPLLVTIDALEVPLYCERFERRGSSGAVASFADFDTERRAQELVGLEFRIECEEEEDDEFYLEDLIGFAVTCTEAGADGAKGAAAFTGSVTDYYDSDANPLFELEIGGRTVLVPAAEEFIAHIDFEGRTMKLVLPEGLLDL; encoded by the coding sequence ATGAGCGTTACTATTCCCGCAGGCAGGATCAACAGGCTTTTCGGCACCGACGGCGGTGTGATGCTGTCGCTCTATGCCGATTTCCCGGAGGAATTCGGTACCGGCACCCCGCTGCTGGTCACGATCGACGCCCTCGAGGTGCCGCTCTACTGCGAGCGCTTCGAACGCCGCGGCAGCTCGGGCGCCGTGGCCTCATTCGCCGATTTCGACACCGAGCGCCGGGCTCAGGAGCTCGTCGGGCTTGAATTCCGTATCGAATGCGAAGAGGAGGAGGACGACGAATTCTATCTGGAAGACCTGATCGGCTTCGCCGTGACCTGCACCGAAGCGGGCGCGGACGGCGCAAAGGGAGCGGCCGCCTTCACGGGTTCGGTCACGGACTACTACGACAGCGACGCCAACCCGCTTTTCGAATTGGAGATCGGCGGCCGCACGGTACTCGTCCCCGCCGCCGAGGAGTTCATCGCCCATATCGACTTCGAGGGGCGCACGATGAAACTGGTGCTGCCCGAAGGGCTGCTCGACCTGTAA
- a CDS encoding 30S ribosomal protein S16 produces the protein MAVKIRLARHGKKGFAFYHIVAADSRAPRDGKFIEKLGTYNPNTNPATIDLDFEKALGWLQKGAQPTDTCRAILSYKGVLYKKHLLGGVAKGAFSETEAEARFNKWLSEKAGKIEAKSNKLATDAKSAEKARLAAEAKIKEERAKAIAEKQAAAAAAAKEAEEAEEAAAAEAAEAPAEGAAEAPAAE, from the coding sequence ATGGCTGTTAAAATTCGTCTGGCACGCCACGGTAAGAAAGGTTTTGCTTTCTACCACATCGTTGCCGCAGATAGCAGAGCGCCACGTGATGGTAAATTCATCGAAAAGTTGGGAACCTACAACCCCAACACGAATCCTGCTACGATCGACCTCGACTTCGAGAAAGCATTGGGTTGGTTACAGAAAGGCGCACAACCTACGGATACTTGTCGGGCCATCCTCTCGTACAAGGGCGTATTATACAAGAAGCACCTGTTAGGCGGTGTCGCCAAGGGCGCATTCTCGGAGACCGAAGCCGAAGCCCGCTTCAACAAATGGCTGAGCGAGAAGGCCGGCAAGATCGAGGCCAAGAGCAACAAGCTCGCCACGGATGCCAAGTCGGCCGAGAAAGCACGCCTGGCTGCCGAAGCCAAGATCAAGGAGGAGCGCGCAAAGGCCATCGCCGAGAAGCAGGCAGCTGCCGCAGCTGCTGCCAAAGAGGCCGAGGAGGCCGAGGAGGCTGCCGCCGCCGAAGCTGCCGAGGCTCCCGCAGAGGGCGCAGCAGAGGCTCCTGCCGCAGAATAA
- a CDS encoding helix-turn-helix domain-containing protein — translation MEPLPGCNIKYLNISRNDEAWGLVVTTAGYQAVAAHSSYPQAQHPESHIFDPGKGRVLKEYQLVYISRGEGYFESRSCRRQRIRAGTMILLFPGEWHTYEPDRATGWFEHWVGFRGGSVDAQVANGFFSPRNPLFGLGFSQTIIGMYEEVVGYALREQAGYQQVAAGIVQFLLGSVYYKHRNLLFNDSMAIRKIDEARALIKREVEGGLTPQGIAERLSVSYSWFRKMFRQYAGASPAQYLSQIRFLRAKELLDTTELTVAEIAYRLRFETPSHFSTFFRKREGVPPQQYRRERRQPGR, via the coding sequence ATGGAACCGCTACCGGGCTGCAACATAAAGTATCTCAACATCAGCCGCAACGACGAGGCGTGGGGGCTGGTCGTCACGACGGCCGGGTACCAGGCGGTCGCGGCGCACAGTTCCTACCCGCAGGCGCAGCATCCCGAATCCCATATTTTCGACCCCGGCAAGGGGCGTGTCCTGAAGGAGTACCAGTTGGTCTACATATCGCGCGGGGAAGGCTATTTCGAGTCCCGTTCGTGCCGCCGCCAGCGGATCAGGGCCGGGACGATGATCCTGCTCTTCCCCGGGGAGTGGCATACCTACGAGCCCGACAGGGCTACCGGGTGGTTCGAACATTGGGTGGGATTCCGGGGCGGCAGCGTCGATGCGCAGGTCGCCAACGGGTTCTTTTCGCCGCGCAACCCGCTTTTCGGGCTGGGATTCAGCCAGACGATCATCGGCATGTACGAGGAGGTCGTCGGCTATGCGCTCCGGGAACAGGCCGGTTACCAGCAGGTCGCGGCGGGGATCGTGCAGTTCCTGCTGGGTTCGGTCTACTACAAGCACCGGAACCTTCTGTTCAACGACTCGATGGCCATCCGCAAGATCGACGAGGCGCGCGCCCTCATCAAACGCGAGGTCGAGGGCGGTCTCACGCCGCAGGGGATCGCCGAACGCCTGTCGGTCAGCTATTCGTGGTTCCGCAAGATGTTCCGGCAGTATGCCGGTGCCTCGCCTGCGCAATATCTCTCGCAGATTCGGTTCCTGCGTGCCAAAGAGCTACTCGATACGACGGAGCTCACCGTCGCGGAGATCGCATACAGGCTCCGGTTCGAGACCCCGAGCCACTTTTCCACATTCTTCCGCAAAAGGGAGGGCGTCCCGCCCCAGCAGTATCGCCGCGAGCGGAGGCAGCCCGGGCGGTAA
- a CDS encoding L-fucose/L-arabinose isomerase family protein, producing MKIGLIAVGLNTYWHQFGGLRERLDGYRNAIKEKMEAYGGQIVADAGMVDDVDKAHAAAALFRRDEAEVLFIFISTYALSSTLIPFLGEGIPVVLLNLQPAPAIDYARLNGMSDRGEMTGEWLANCQACSLPEFCSVFNRAGTKYDVVTGYLDDAQAWAEIYGWIDAAKVACGMRRNRMGLLGNYYGGMVDVYSDLRLQSTVFGTHAEILEMCELHEFRRSVTQREADARVAAFGEAFVIDEGCTREELERAARTSVALDKLAEAHRLGSLAYYYAGAAGNAYEDIVTSVIAGNTLLTGRGIPVAGEYEVKNVQAMKIMSLLGAGGCFSEFYGMDFTDDVILLGHDGPAHFLLGEEKARLVPLPVYHGKPGKGLSIQMSVKHGPVTLLSVVEGRDGISFLLAEGESVPGPVLNIGNINSRYRFPLPAREFIDRWSKAGPSHHCAIGVGHVAGAIRKYAALLGIPVTVVC from the coding sequence ATGAAAATAGGATTGATCGCAGTAGGGCTGAACACCTACTGGCACCAGTTCGGCGGACTGCGCGAAAGGCTCGACGGCTACCGGAACGCCATAAAGGAAAAAATGGAAGCCTACGGCGGGCAGATCGTCGCCGACGCAGGCATGGTCGACGACGTGGACAAGGCTCACGCAGCCGCGGCCCTTTTCAGGCGCGACGAAGCCGAAGTGCTGTTCATCTTCATCTCGACCTACGCCCTTTCGTCCACGCTCATCCCCTTCCTCGGGGAGGGCATCCCGGTCGTGCTGCTCAACCTGCAACCCGCCCCGGCCATCGACTACGCCCGCCTCAACGGCATGTCCGACCGCGGGGAGATGACGGGCGAGTGGCTTGCCAACTGCCAGGCCTGTTCGCTGCCCGAATTCTGTTCGGTATTCAACCGCGCCGGCACCAAATACGACGTGGTGACGGGCTACCTCGACGACGCGCAGGCCTGGGCCGAGATCTACGGGTGGATCGACGCGGCGAAGGTCGCCTGCGGCATGCGCCGCAACCGCATGGGACTGCTGGGCAACTACTACGGCGGCATGGTCGACGTCTACTCCGACCTCAGGCTGCAGAGCACCGTCTTCGGCACCCATGCCGAAATCCTGGAGATGTGCGAACTGCACGAATTCCGCCGCTCGGTGACGCAGCGCGAGGCCGACGCGAGGGTCGCCGCGTTCGGCGAGGCGTTCGTCATCGACGAGGGCTGCACGCGGGAGGAACTCGAGCGCGCCGCACGCACTTCCGTAGCGCTGGACAAGCTCGCCGAGGCGCACCGGCTGGGTTCCCTGGCCTACTACTACGCGGGGGCGGCGGGCAACGCCTACGAGGACATCGTCACTTCGGTCATCGCCGGCAACACCCTGCTGACGGGGCGCGGCATCCCCGTCGCGGGCGAATACGAGGTGAAGAACGTGCAGGCCATGAAAATCATGTCGCTGCTGGGTGCCGGGGGCTGTTTCTCGGAATTCTACGGCATGGACTTCACCGACGACGTCATCCTGCTGGGGCACGACGGCCCGGCGCACTTCCTGCTCGGCGAAGAGAAAGCCCGCCTGGTGCCGCTTCCCGTTTACCACGGCAAACCCGGCAAGGGGCTGTCGATCCAGATGTCCGTGAAACACGGCCCGGTGACGCTCCTGTCGGTGGTCGAAGGACGCGACGGGATTTCGTTCCTGCTGGCCGAAGGCGAATCGGTGCCGGGCCCCGTGCTGAACATCGGCAACATCAACAGCCGTTACAGGTTCCCGCTTCCCGCGCGGGAATTCATCGACCGCTGGAGCAAGGCGGGACCTTCGCACCACTGCGCCATCGGTGTGGGACATGTCGCCGGAGCGATCCGCAAATACGCCGCGCTGCTCGGAATCCCGGTGACGGTCGTCTGCTGA
- a CDS encoding glycosyl hydrolase has translation MKTKPSAIKSLLAAALAASCLASYAAAPQKREMKFEKLRKEFADPPRAFRPAPLWVWNTRVTRADIDRMLGDFKAQGFGGAFVHPRPGLVTEYLSDEWFDLYKYSVEKGKELGLDIWIYDENSYPSGFAGGHVPAQMPESYDQGQGLALTKTALPPADAGKYFLCLKKEGGTFRDITADTGRYKDVPGEYYLYEKTYYGRSGWHGGYSYVDLLVEGVTEKFLGITMEGYEKTFGKELGPVIKGLFSDEPCIPSSGGVRWTPDLFEVFRKQWGYDLATSLPLLSEQTGDWKQVRHNYLETLTQMFVDRWAKPMSAYCDRKGMLWTGHYWEHDWPSMYQGGDNMAMYAWHQMPAIDMLFNQYNDQSPQAQFGNVRAVKELRSAANQTGCVRTLSETYGGGGWDETFRDFKRLGDWEYALGVNFMNQHLSHMTIAGARKYDYPPVFTRLSPWWEDYKVLNDYFARLSLVLSQGEQMNDILVLEPTTTIWLYYSYVMNDPRCMEIGSAFQRFVTTLEKAQAEYDLGSEHIIKDRGSVRGGKFVVGKRAYAKVVIPPMTENLNAGTFSLIRQFVEAGGQLVLFAQPTLVDGRPSPELADFLDRNASRIRRYTALDGKAIAESFADDRIRFYNVRGNDLYHQRRSYEDGELLFLVNSSLSDTATGSVGLPAGELVELDAVTGDMRPYPHTADGKSVGADFSLPPAGSLLLFAPASGRSALARTSRAASGTERPTAESVKLEPAGPLEVTRLKDNVLNLDFCDLTVDGRTERNLYTFEACNKLFNHCYGTGNPWDSAIQYRQTIVERDTLTTGDIRVSYHFVVAGDFDTRGMKLVAEQPGIWNVKFNGTPVEAAAPDTLLDSRFGIYPVGNLVRRGTNTVELSVSPMSIYAEIAPVYLFGDFALESAGAGWIVREPAGKPALGSWKRQGLPFYSWDMAYGRDYDIDDPAAGYTLRLRAWEGTLARVCVNGRKAGIIAWQPYAFDLTPYLRKGRNRVEVHVVGSLKNLFGPHYSADKGIAGPWHWNNVPKQLPGSDYDQRDYGLLEDFEIVMTK, from the coding sequence ATGAAAACCAAACCCTCCGCAATCAAAAGCCTGCTGGCGGCCGCCCTGGCGGCATCGTGCCTCGCCAGCTACGCCGCAGCCCCCCAGAAACGGGAAATGAAATTCGAGAAGCTCCGAAAGGAATTCGCCGATCCCCCGCGGGCATTCCGCCCGGCGCCCCTGTGGGTCTGGAACACGCGGGTCACCCGCGCCGACATCGACCGGATGCTGGGCGACTTCAAGGCGCAGGGCTTCGGCGGCGCCTTCGTCCACCCGCGGCCGGGGCTGGTCACCGAATACCTCTCCGACGAATGGTTCGACCTTTATAAATACAGTGTGGAAAAGGGGAAAGAACTGGGGCTCGACATCTGGATCTACGACGAAAACTCCTACCCGAGCGGCTTCGCAGGCGGACATGTTCCTGCACAGATGCCCGAATCCTACGACCAGGGCCAGGGGCTCGCGCTCACCAAAACCGCACTGCCCCCGGCCGATGCGGGAAAATACTTCCTCTGCCTGAAAAAGGAGGGCGGCACGTTCCGCGACATCACCGCCGACACGGGCCGCTACAAAGACGTCCCGGGCGAATACTACCTTTACGAAAAGACCTATTACGGCCGTTCGGGCTGGCACGGGGGTTACTCGTACGTCGACCTCTTGGTCGAGGGCGTCACCGAAAAGTTCCTCGGCATCACCATGGAAGGTTACGAAAAGACCTTCGGCAAGGAGCTGGGCCCGGTCATCAAGGGGCTTTTCTCCGACGAACCGTGCATTCCCAGTTCGGGCGGCGTGCGCTGGACGCCCGACCTGTTCGAAGTGTTCCGCAAACAGTGGGGCTACGACCTGGCAACTTCGCTGCCCCTGCTCTCCGAGCAAACGGGCGACTGGAAACAGGTACGCCACAACTACCTCGAAACGCTGACGCAAATGTTCGTAGACCGCTGGGCGAAGCCCATGTCGGCCTATTGCGACCGCAAGGGCATGCTTTGGACGGGGCACTACTGGGAGCACGACTGGCCGAGCATGTACCAGGGCGGCGACAATATGGCCATGTACGCGTGGCACCAGATGCCCGCCATCGACATGCTCTTCAACCAGTACAACGACCAGAGCCCGCAGGCGCAGTTCGGCAACGTCCGCGCCGTGAAGGAGCTGCGCAGCGCCGCCAACCAGACGGGGTGCGTACGCACGCTGAGCGAAACCTACGGCGGCGGGGGCTGGGACGAGACGTTCCGCGACTTCAAGCGGCTGGGCGACTGGGAATATGCGCTGGGCGTGAATTTCATGAACCAGCACCTCTCGCACATGACCATCGCCGGCGCCCGCAAATACGACTATCCCCCGGTCTTCACCCGCCTCTCGCCATGGTGGGAGGACTACAAGGTGCTGAACGACTACTTCGCCCGCCTGTCACTCGTGCTCAGCCAGGGCGAACAGATGAACGACATCCTCGTCCTGGAACCAACCACGACGATCTGGCTCTACTACTCCTATGTCATGAACGACCCCCGCTGCATGGAGATCGGCAGCGCATTCCAGCGTTTCGTCACCACGCTCGAAAAGGCGCAGGCGGAATACGACCTGGGCTCGGAGCACATCATCAAGGACCGCGGTTCGGTCAGGGGCGGTAAATTCGTCGTCGGAAAACGCGCCTATGCGAAGGTCGTGATCCCGCCCATGACCGAGAACCTCAACGCCGGGACTTTCAGCCTCATCCGCCAATTCGTCGAGGCGGGCGGGCAACTGGTGCTCTTTGCCCAACCGACGCTCGTCGACGGGCGGCCCAGCCCCGAACTGGCGGATTTCCTCGACCGCAACGCCTCCCGGATACGCCGTTACACGGCTCTGGACGGTAAGGCAATCGCCGAATCGTTCGCAGACGACAGGATCCGTTTTTACAACGTCAGGGGCAACGACCTCTACCACCAGCGGCGCAGCTACGAGGACGGGGAGCTCCTGTTCCTGGTCAACTCCTCGCTAAGCGACACCGCCACGGGCAGCGTCGGCCTCCCGGCCGGGGAGCTGGTCGAGCTGGACGCCGTCACGGGCGACATGCGTCCCTACCCGCACACCGCCGACGGGAAGAGTGTCGGGGCGGACTTCAGCCTACCGCCCGCCGGGAGTCTCCTGCTCTTCGCCCCGGCTTCGGGCCGGAGCGCCCTTGCACGCACCTCCCGGGCGGCATCCGGCACCGAGCGTCCCACGGCAGAGAGCGTCAAGCTGGAGCCCGCCGGCCCGCTGGAGGTCACCCGCCTGAAGGACAACGTCCTCAACCTCGATTTCTGCGACCTGACGGTCGACGGGCGCACCGAGCGCAACCTCTACACGTTCGAGGCGTGCAACAAACTCTTCAACCATTGCTACGGGACAGGCAACCCGTGGGACTCGGCCATCCAGTACAGGCAGACTATCGTCGAACGCGACACGCTGACCACGGGCGACATCCGCGTAAGCTACCACTTCGTCGTGGCCGGGGACTTCGACACGCGCGGCATGAAGCTGGTCGCCGAACAACCCGGCATCTGGAACGTGAAGTTCAACGGCACGCCCGTCGAAGCCGCGGCGCCCGACACGCTGCTCGACAGCCGCTTCGGGATCTACCCCGTAGGCAATCTGGTGCGGCGGGGAACGAACACCGTCGAACTGAGCGTCTCGCCCATGAGCATCTATGCCGAAATAGCCCCCGTCTACCTTTTCGGCGACTTCGCGCTCGAATCGGCCGGGGCGGGATGGATCGTCCGCGAACCCGCCGGGAAACCGGCCTTGGGAAGCTGGAAACGGCAGGGGCTCCCCTTCTATTCGTGGGACATGGCCTACGGCCGGGACTACGACATCGACGACCCCGCGGCCGGCTACACGCTCCGGCTGAGAGCCTGGGAAGGGACGCTCGCACGGGTCTGCGTGAACGGCCGCAAAGCGGGCATCATCGCCTGGCAGCCCTATGCGTTCGACCTCACGCCCTACCTGCGCAAGGGACGCAACCGCGTCGAAGTGCATGTGGTGGGCAGCCTGAAAAACCTCTTCGGCCCCCATTACAGCGCCGACAAGGGCATCGCAGGCCCGTGGCACTGGAACAATGTGCCCAAACAGCTGCCCGGCAGCGACTATGACCAGCGGGACTACGGCCTGCTGGAAGATTTCGAAATCGTCATGACAAAATAA
- a CDS encoding sensor histidine kinase translates to MSTRRPILFPAICLALAVFCAATAQPLQPEGDNEFGGTPGMHLFLQSRFIRTHQADRLHFARMRHYREGYLDAVGHGEYARALAFSDSLIRTAEHHPVAGVHFTDCYKERADMFRRLHRDSEACMAYARAVKVRDSLLRLEQSKVIREKQESYELDRMALDAALLTAHHHKTALAYVSLALLVIAAVVGAIYVGNRRTRRLQKELLLQTKHAHESELKKAAFVNSVCHEVRTPLNCIMGFSELLCAEEITPESRAQYCEIIRDNRRQLRFLFDDMLEVAYLENLHAPLPCQYTNLCAVCQAQLRIMKVRYPKPGIVYKGAIPVAEIALNTSDKYLTILISALLGNAYKFTQEGTISLECDRLGDDRVFVAVADTGCGIPPEKHGYVFERFTKLDPFSQGNGLGLYLCRLIVTHLHGEIYIDSGYTGGTRIVAILPRR, encoded by the coding sequence ATGAGCACGCGCCGACCGATACTCTTCCCGGCAATATGCCTGGCGCTCGCGGTTTTCTGCGCCGCAACGGCGCAGCCGCTGCAACCCGAGGGCGACAACGAATTCGGGGGTACGCCCGGCATGCACCTTTTCCTGCAAAGCAGGTTCATCCGTACGCACCAGGCCGACCGGCTCCACTTCGCCCGCATGCGCCACTACCGCGAAGGTTATCTCGATGCCGTCGGGCACGGGGAGTACGCCAGGGCCCTGGCCTTCTCGGATTCGCTGATCCGCACCGCCGAACACCACCCCGTGGCCGGCGTGCACTTCACGGATTGCTACAAGGAACGGGCGGACATGTTCCGCAGGCTGCACCGCGACTCCGAGGCCTGCATGGCCTATGCCCGTGCCGTGAAGGTACGGGATTCGCTGCTGCGGCTCGAACAGAGCAAAGTCATCCGCGAGAAGCAGGAGTCGTACGAACTCGACCGGATGGCGCTCGACGCGGCGCTGCTTACGGCCCACCACCACAAAACTGCCCTGGCCTACGTTTCGCTGGCACTGCTGGTGATCGCTGCGGTCGTCGGTGCGATCTATGTCGGCAACCGCCGTACCCGGCGACTGCAGAAGGAGTTACTCCTGCAAACGAAGCACGCCCACGAAAGCGAACTCAAAAAGGCCGCATTCGTCAACTCGGTCTGCCACGAAGTGCGTACGCCGCTCAACTGCATCATGGGATTCTCCGAGCTGCTCTGCGCCGAGGAGATCACCCCGGAGTCGCGCGCCCAATACTGCGAAATCATCCGGGACAACCGCCGCCAGCTGCGATTCCTGTTCGACGACATGCTAGAGGTGGCCTACCTCGAAAACCTGCACGCGCCGCTGCCGTGCCAGTATACGAACCTCTGCGCCGTATGCCAGGCGCAACTGCGGATCATGAAGGTGAGGTACCCCAAGCCTGGCATCGTTTACAAAGGCGCGATCCCGGTCGCGGAGATTGCGCTCAACACCAGCGACAAATACCTGACGATACTCATCTCGGCACTGCTCGGCAACGCCTATAAATTCACGCAGGAAGGCACGATCAGCCTCGAATGCGACCGTCTGGGCGACGACCGCGTCTTCGTCGCCGTCGCCGACACGGGCTGCGGCATCCCGCCCGAGAAGCACGGCTATGTCTTCGAGCGTTTCACCAAACTCGACCCCTTCAGCCAGGGCAACGGCCTCGGGCTCTACCTCTGCCGCCTGATCGTCACCCACCTGCACGGGGAGATATACATCGACTCCGGATACACGGGCGGGACGCGCATCGTCGCCATCCTGCCGCGCAGGTAA